The region CTGTAAACTCAACCTCCCATTTAACAATTGTGTCTCTCTCAATGTTCTGAATGCTACCATCAACTAATTTTGCCTTTGATGGAAAGAAATTGACCGTCAATTCGAAGGTCCGAGCGGCAGCATCCCCTCTGTCAGTGGCGGACAGTGTGAGCCCGTGAGAAAGAGCAGACTAGGCCCTAATTGCATGCAAAATTGGATCAGAGAGAGGAGCATTACCTATTCGAAGTTGAATCTGGGGGCTCCATCTCAGTATGCCCACGGGCTCCCCTCACAACCTATCGATTCAACAAGCGAAAACAGAGGAAACGAGCTGAGATCTACGGGGCCGAGAGAGGAACGGGAGGGGGACTAGGGTTTTCACTCACCATTTTTTGAGGACGAAGGCTCCGCCGCCGTTGAGAACGAGGGCTCCGCCGCCGCCTTTGAGAACgcaagatccgccgccaccggagaagaaggggggagggggcagagtggCGGGTCCGGCACGGTCGGGCGGCAGGGCACGGTCAGCTGTTTTGAGGAGCAATTAAGTTGGACCCACATGTCCTAACATAAACGGGCTTGGTTGACGACCAATTTAACCATATTTAACACCCCATGTGGCCCTGGGCTATTTACCTGCTTAAATGTGTCGCACCACAGCCATTCGCTCGAACAACATCGCACTCAAGCAAATTCACATCAAACACGTCGCACAGGAGCTATATAGTCCACGTGCCGAACAGTGTCAGATGAGGGTGTCAGATGCAGATGTCAGATGCAGTCCACGTGCTGGACGCCATCGTCGGCTACGACAAGCTTGATGCCACGGCCACTCGAGCAGCATCCAAGTACATCCTTCATGGCGGATATCTGCAGTTCCTGAAGAAGGATGGGCTGAGAGGGAAGAGGATCGGCGTCCCCAATGAATTGTTTTTGTTTCAAGGATTTGGAGAGAAGCAGATGAGGGTGTATAAACAGCACCTCGCCACAATGAGGTTATCATCATACTTCAAATCTCCCTGACTAGTGTAAATTATAGTACATGATATTGCATTGGTTATAAATTACGTCGTAACCTCACAAATGAAAAATTAATTTTGTTGTAGGAAACACGGAGCCATGGTGATCGAGAACCTTGACATCGCCACCGACAGTCAAGATATTGTTTCCAATGAGTGGACTGCGATGCTGACAGAGTTCAAGTTGAGCATAAACGAGTACTTGGCGGACTTGTCCTACTCTCCGGTCCATTCTCTTGCGGACATCATAGCTTTCAACAAAGCGCATCCTATAGAGGCAAGCATACAAAAAAAAACTCATTCCAGATTTCAACTCTTAAGTCTTCTTGTCATAGATTCAAACAGTGTGGAATCATGTTGCAGAGGACATTAGGCAATAAAACTCTAAAAAGGAGATGGTTGCTAATGGC is a window of Triticum dicoccoides isolate Atlit2015 ecotype Zavitan chromosome 2B, WEW_v2.0, whole genome shotgun sequence DNA encoding:
- the LOC119360236 gene encoding probable amidase At4g34880; amino-acid sequence: MQMSDAVHVLDAIVGYDKLDATATRAASKYILHGGYLQFLKKDGLRGKRIGVPNELFLFQGFGEKQMRVYKQHLATMRKHGAMVIENLDIATDSQDIVSNEWTAMLTEFKLSINEYLADLSYSPVHSLADIIAFNKAHPIEERLKDFGQQNLILAQKTNGIDRLERARIRWLKELSVNGLEKLMREHQLDAIVAPEHYASNHLAIGGHPGIVVPAGYNEKGVPFGICFGGLQGYEPRLIEIAYAFEQATKVRRPPMFKP